The Thermosynechococcus sp. HN-54 DNA segment GCCAACTGGAGGGACAGGTGCGGGTTCGTCTGCCCTTACCAGAAACCCCCGAAGTCACGGGTCAAATTTGGTTGCGGGATGGTACTTTACGCACGGCCTTTGTGCCCCAAGACCTCAAGGGCCTCCAAGCCCATGTGCAATTGCAGGGCAATCAGGCGAAGCTGCACTATTTGCGCGGGGCGATCGCCAATGTCCGCTGGCAAGCTCAAGGCACCGTCGGTCTCCAAAGCGGCTGGAACATTGAAGCGCAAGTGCCGAGGTTTGATCTCGCCCCCACCTTAACGGCCTTGCAGATTACACCACCAGTTCCCCTTCGGGGTCAAGTCGAAGTTCCCACCCTTCGCTTGCAGGGGGATTTGGAGAATCCCCAGATCAGGGGTGAACTGCGCAGTCAAACGCCCCTCCAAGTGGATCAACTGCAACTGCAACAGGTACGGCTACCGTTTATAGCGTCCCTTGAGCAAGGGGTTAGGCTGATGGATGTCGGCGCCCAGTTGGTGGATGGGGGGGAGGTACAGGCAACGGTAGGGGTACAGCCCACGGGGGAGTTTCGCGGCCAAGCACAAGTGCAGCAGGTGAATCTTCAGGCGATCGCCCGCCGCTATGATGTGGCTCCGCCCGTGTCCCTAGGGGAGGGGTTTGCGCAACTGGACTTTGGCGGCAATCTGCGTACCCCAGAGGCTTGGCAGGCCAATGCGGCCTTTCAACTGCCGACGGCTCAATATCCACTGCGGGGCACCGCCCGCCTGACCCAAACCCAACTGCTCGTTCCTGAGTTTCAAATGCAGTTTCTAGGGGGGAGTCTACGGGGTCAAGTGCAAGCCGCCGCCGGTCAGTGGCAGTTACAGGCTCAGGCCGAGAATATCCCCCTACGACAGTTAAATCAAGATTTACAAGGTCGCCTCAGTGGGCAGGCGATCGCCCAAGGACGGGTGGATCAACTGACGCTGCCAGCAATTCGAGCCAGTGCCCATCTTCAAGTGGATCAAACCGCCACGGGTGAGCCGCTGATTGCGGCTGTGAACTGGGATGGCCAGCAATTGCAAGTCCAAGAGGCCACCCTCGGTGCGATTCGCGCCCAAGGAACCATTGGCGTTGATTTAGCGGCTTTGCAACCCACTGAGATTCAATTGGGCATCCAAGCCAGAAATCTCTCCCTGAGTACCTTAAGCACCCTCTTGGAACCGAATCTCCCCGTTCCCCTCACCCTTGCAGGTACCACGTCCTTTCAAGGCCAACTCACAGGCCGCCTCGATAGGCTCCAGTTTCAGGGGGCACTGCTCACCCAAGGATTGGCGGTGAATGATTTGCGTTTTGCCCCTCAACTCACGGGCACCGTCATTTTGAGCCAACAACAGGGGGCAACCCTCAATTTACAGGGGGGGAGCGATCGCTTGGCGCTGCGCCTTGATGCTGATGGTTTACCCCAGTCGCTGCTAATCCAACGGCAACGGGCACAACTAGTCGGCCAACGCCAAGGGGAGAACTTTGATCTGCGTCTCCAAGAATTTCCCGTGGAATCTCTGCGGTTACGGTCTCCTGAACTCCCTAAGGATGTGATTCTCGCAGGAGTCGCCTCTGGCAATCTGCGGCTGCAAAATTGGACAAGGGGGCAGGGCAGTTTTACTGTGGAACGACCGGGATTAGGAGCTTGGCGGGGCGATCGCCTGCAAGCGCAATTTAGCCTCAGTCGCGATCGCCTGACGATTCAATCGGGTCTTTTTCAAAAAGGAGAAAGTCGCTATCAGTTCAGTGCTGACCTGCAACCCCAGCGCTTGGGAGCACAGTTAACGATTGAACAAGGGAATCTCGCCGATCTGACTGAGTTAGCCACTGTCCTTGGGATAGGTCAACCAATGGCTCGCGGGACAGCTGCAGATCTAGGAACCCCTAGAGCCGGTGAAGGGACTCAAGCGTCCCTGCTCACCCAAATTCGCCGCCTTGCCGAAATTGAAATGCTGCAAACCCAAGCAGCGTTGGTACGCCAACCCGAATTGCTGCCCTCCCTTGAGCAACTTCAGGGTACCTTTAATGGCCAAATTACTTTCAGTCAAACCCCCCAGTCAGGTCTGGTGGCTAGTTTTAATCTCAAGGGAGCTAATTGGCAGTGGGGGAGTTACCAAATTGATCAATTCCTCAGTCGGGGGCGCTTTGCCCAAAATCAACTCCTACTGACGAGCCTCAATGTCCTTGCCAAGGGGGGTCAACTCAACTTGAATGGGATTGTTGGCGGTAACCAGCAAAATGCCCAACTGCGACTAGAGCAGTTTCCCATCAGTTTGGTTGCCAGTCTCTTGCCCCCTGGGGTGGATGTTGGCGGTAAGGTGAATGCCCAAGCCGTGTTGACGGGTTCATGGCAGCAGCCCATTCTTGCCGGTGAGGCTACTCTTGCGGAGGGTCGGTTGAATCAACGCCCCTTGGAGGCAGCGAATGTCACGTTCCGCTATGCCCAAAATCGTCTTGCCCTTCAGGCGATCGCCCGCTTGGATACGCCAGAACCGCTAATGGTGACGGGTTCGGTTCCCTTGATCTATCCCCTTGACCCGCGACCAGTGGTGGATCCGCAGTTAGCCCTAGATGTCAGCCTCAAGGATGAAGGATTGTCGTTGATCAACCTCTTGACCAATCAGGTGCAATGGCAACAAGGAAAGGGGCTTTTCCAAGCCCAACTGCGGGGCACATGGGAAGACCCCATTGTGAATGGCGTCCTCAGTGTGGATGATGCGGTTATTAAAACTCCCGCCTTTGAGGAACCGGTGACCAATCTCAGTGCGCGGGTGCGCTTCGATCGCGATCGCCTGCGGGTGGATGGGATTCAAGGTCTCTTTAGCCAAGGGCAAATTACGATGGCAGGCGTTTTGCCGATTCACACCCCCCTTTCCTCAGATGATCCTGATCGAGCCACACCCCTCACTGCTTCCTTGAGACGGCTGCAAGTCAATGCCGGCAATATCTATCGCGGTACAGTAGATGGCACACTCGTGATTACGGATACACTTCTGAGTCCTGATCTGGGGGGCAGTGTCCACCTCAGCGAAGGCCGGTTGGATTTAGGCGCCATCAATGGTGTTGCCAATGGCAATGGGTTAGCCACGCCTGCTGACAGTCCCTTTGAACCCCTAGCTTTTGATAACTTGGCAATTAATATCTCAGATTCCTTGCGGGTGACGCGATCGCCCGTTCTCAACCTAACGGCCACTGGCAGCTTAACCCTCAATGGGGGTCTCGATAGTCTCCAGCCCGCCGGTAAAATTCGCCTCACGGGCGGGCAACTGAATCTGTTCACCACCCTCTTTTTGCTCCAGCGGCGAGCGGATAACTATGTGCTCTTTACCCCCGCCAATGGCTTGGATCCCGAACTTAACCTCACCCTTGCTGCCACTGCTACTGAAGTTTATACCCCCGGCACCGTGACGCGACTCTCCGATGTGGGTTCCGTAACGGCCACCAGTTTAGGGACGCTGAATACCGTTCGCATTACTGCCCGCATTAATGGTCGTGCCAGTCAGTTCCAAACCAATTTACCTGCGGTGCTTGAGCTATCCAGTACCCCTTCGCGCAGCACGACTGAACTCCTTGCCTTGATGGGCGGTGGTTCAATTGCGGATCTCAACCAAGTGGGGGGAGAAGCGGCGGTGGCCAGTCTTGCCGGATCTGC contains these protein-coding regions:
- a CDS encoding translocation/assembly module TamB domain-containing protein; translation: MTQQPQPPSTLWSRQWGWRIIGLVALGAIASGTRAWWFVCYELAPEIAQQLQQHLNRPVEIGNVQQVGLNFVRFGPSAIPSYTGTDGTRELDNALINGIEVAFQPWQLLTGQKLDIDITLDQPQLTVVQDAQGQWWRTKFQLPKEEPTFFQLNQVRVKVRDGSVLIQPFERSAYLLRQIHGGLTLTPDRQNFALKGQAEGQLAGGGQWRLQGDWNQPQERGQLDLRFSKIPFALGNEILPETIRVQGGQLEGQVRVRLPLPETPEVTGQIWLRDGTLRTAFVPQDLKGLQAHVQLQGNQAKLHYLRGAIANVRWQAQGTVGLQSGWNIEAQVPRFDLAPTLTALQITPPVPLRGQVEVPTLRLQGDLENPQIRGELRSQTPLQVDQLQLQQVRLPFIASLEQGVRLMDVGAQLVDGGEVQATVGVQPTGEFRGQAQVQQVNLQAIARRYDVAPPVSLGEGFAQLDFGGNLRTPEAWQANAAFQLPTAQYPLRGTARLTQTQLLVPEFQMQFLGGSLRGQVQAAAGQWQLQAQAENIPLRQLNQDLQGRLSGQAIAQGRVDQLTLPAIRASAHLQVDQTATGEPLIAAVNWDGQQLQVQEATLGAIRAQGTIGVDLAALQPTEIQLGIQARNLSLSTLSTLLEPNLPVPLTLAGTTSFQGQLTGRLDRLQFQGALLTQGLAVNDLRFAPQLTGTVILSQQQGATLNLQGGSDRLALRLDADGLPQSLLIQRQRAQLVGQRQGENFDLRLQEFPVESLRLRSPELPKDVILAGVASGNLRLQNWTRGQGSFTVERPGLGAWRGDRLQAQFSLSRDRLTIQSGLFQKGESRYQFSADLQPQRLGAQLTIEQGNLADLTELATVLGIGQPMARGTAADLGTPRAGEGTQASLLTQIRRLAEIEMLQTQAALVRQPELLPSLEQLQGTFNGQITFSQTPQSGLVASFNLKGANWQWGSYQIDQFLSRGRFAQNQLLLTSLNVLAKGGQLNLNGIVGGNQQNAQLRLEQFPISLVASLLPPGVDVGGKVNAQAVLTGSWQQPILAGEATLAEGRLNQRPLEAANVTFRYAQNRLALQAIARLDTPEPLMVTGSVPLIYPLDPRPVVDPQLALDVSLKDEGLSLINLLTNQVQWQQGKGLFQAQLRGTWEDPIVNGVLSVDDAVIKTPAFEEPVTNLSARVRFDRDRLRVDGIQGLFSQGQITMAGVLPIHTPLSSDDPDRATPLTASLRRLQVNAGNIYRGTVDGTLVITDTLLSPDLGGSVHLSEGRLDLGAINGVANGNGLATPADSPFEPLAFDNLAINISDSLRVTRSPVLNLTATGSLTLNGGLDSLQPAGKIRLTGGQLNLFTTLFLLQRRADNYVLFTPANGLDPELNLTLAATATEVYTPGTVTRLSDVGSVTATSLGTLNTVRITARINGRASQFQTNLPAVLELSSTPSRSTTELLALMGGGSIADLNQVGGEAAVASLAGSALFNNLQALIDQATGNRTSFRIFPAVVPPDRQAQSQAPTLAVGAELGFQVNSFTSVSLLQLLTAPNDPTRFNLGFQVTKQIRLGGQVSTTGQGTGFLEFRYRF